In a genomic window of Nocardia fluminea:
- a CDS encoding sulfate adenylyltransferase subunit 1: MSDLLRLATAGSVDDGKSTLVGRLLYDTKSVLADQIDAVTRASVDRGLSTPDLSLLVDGLRAEREQGITIDVAYRYFATPKRSFVLADTPGHVQYTRNTVSGASTAQLVILLTDARKGVIEQTRRHAAVLALLGVPRLVLAVNKIDLVDNPAEVFAEISAEFNELTSKLGWATEDVIEIPVSALHGDNIASRSENTPYYTGPSLIEHLESVPVDADSTGTHALGLRFPVQYVIRPRTAEYPDYRGYAGQIAAGSVSPGDEIVVLPSGKKTTVERIDTPDGELAVAQAGRSVTLILADEVDISRGDIIASVHDAPESIDTFDATVCWLGDKGLRPGARLLLKHGAKTTQAIVGALVERFDEQTLTAQPSPESLELNDIGRVSLRLAEPIPADDYRTNRHTGSFLLIDPAGGNTLAAGLVGDVLTSVEVGTSV, from the coding sequence ATGTCCGACCTACTGAGGCTGGCCACCGCCGGTTCTGTCGACGACGGTAAGTCCACCCTGGTCGGACGGCTGCTCTACGACACGAAGTCCGTGCTGGCCGATCAGATCGACGCGGTCACCCGCGCTTCGGTCGACCGCGGACTGTCCACGCCGGACCTGTCGCTGCTCGTCGACGGCCTGCGCGCCGAGCGTGAGCAGGGCATCACCATCGACGTGGCGTACCGCTACTTCGCCACGCCCAAGCGCTCTTTCGTGCTGGCCGATACACCGGGCCACGTGCAGTACACCCGCAACACGGTGTCCGGCGCGTCCACGGCGCAGCTGGTGATCCTGCTGACCGACGCGCGCAAGGGCGTCATCGAGCAGACCCGTCGTCACGCGGCCGTGCTGGCCCTGCTCGGCGTGCCGCGTCTGGTGCTCGCGGTGAACAAGATCGACCTCGTCGACAACCCGGCCGAGGTGTTCGCCGAGATCTCCGCCGAGTTCAACGAGCTCACCTCGAAGCTGGGCTGGGCCACCGAGGACGTCATCGAGATCCCGGTCTCGGCGCTGCACGGCGACAATATCGCCAGCCGTTCCGAGAACACGCCGTACTACACCGGCCCGTCGCTGATCGAGCACCTGGAATCCGTTCCGGTGGACGCTGATTCGACCGGCACGCACGCGCTGGGTCTGCGTTTCCCGGTGCAGTACGTGATCCGTCCGCGCACCGCCGAATACCCCGACTACCGCGGTTACGCGGGTCAGATCGCGGCCGGTTCGGTGTCGCCCGGCGACGAGATCGTGGTGCTGCCCTCGGGCAAGAAGACCACCGTCGAGCGTATCGACACCCCGGACGGTGAACTGGCCGTCGCACAGGCCGGGCGCAGCGTGACGCTGATCCTGGCCGACGAGGTCGATATCTCGCGCGGCGACATCATCGCCTCGGTGCACGATGCGCCGGAGTCGATCGACACCTTCGACGCGACCGTGTGCTGGCTCGGCGACAAGGGACTGCGTCCCGGCGCCCGGCTGCTGCTCAAGCACGGCGCCAAGACCACGCAGGCGATCGTCGGCGCGCTCGTGGAGCGCTTCGACGAGCAGACGCTCACCGCGCAGCCGAGCCCGGAGTCGTTGGAACTCAACGACATCGGCCGCGTCTCGCTGCGCCTGGCCGAGCCGATCCCCGCCGACGACTACCGCACCAACCGGCACACCGGGTCGTTCCTGCTCATCGACCCGGCCGGTGGCAACACGCTCGCGGCCGGCCTGGTCGGCGACGTGCTGACCTCGGTCGAGGTCGGTACCTCAGTCTGA
- a CDS encoding sirohydrochlorin chelatase, which yields MYRLPAPPRGAVPVPRGGSGPALIAVAHGSRDPRSAATMAAVVAEVAAARPDIPVRLAFLDLSTPSVDEVVDDLAGRGHTDVIVVPLLLGNAFHARVDLPALLTEAGHRHPRVRLTQAAVLGPDPLLIAAVADRVALSCRLPSLSTRVTPLVPAFPAAFADAADPLSDPPLGIAVAAVGSRDAAANRRTAVVARRLAAATGCPTEMCFATVEPGIEHAVDRLRARGAERIVVAPWFLAPGLLTDRLVAAAPEVVHAEVIGAHSALVDVIWARYDTSVATELVLSA from the coding sequence ATGTATCGCCTGCCCGCTCCGCCGCGTGGTGCCGTTCCGGTGCCACGCGGTGGAAGCGGGCCCGCGCTGATCGCGGTCGCCCACGGCAGCCGTGACCCGCGTTCGGCGGCCACGATGGCGGCTGTCGTCGCCGAAGTAGCCGCTGCCCGGCCCGATATTCCGGTCCGGCTGGCTTTTCTGGATCTGAGCACTCCCTCGGTGGACGAGGTGGTCGACGACCTCGCCGGCCGAGGCCACACCGATGTGATCGTCGTTCCCCTCCTGCTGGGCAATGCTTTTCACGCCCGCGTCGATCTTCCGGCACTGCTCACCGAGGCGGGTCATCGTCATCCTCGGGTACGCCTCACCCAGGCGGCGGTCCTCGGCCCCGATCCGTTGCTCATCGCGGCGGTGGCCGATCGAGTCGCACTCTCGTGCCGCCTGCCCTCGCTTTCCACCCGGGTCACACCGTTGGTCCCGGCCTTTCCGGCCGCGTTCGCGGACGCCGCGGATCCGTTGAGTGATCCTCCGCTGGGGATCGCCGTCGCCGCTGTCGGCTCGCGCGATGCCGCGGCCAATCGGCGGACGGCGGTGGTGGCTCGACGGCTGGCCGCGGCGACCGGCTGCCCCACGGAAATGTGTTTCGCGACAGTCGAACCCGGTATCGAGCACGCGGTAGATCGGCTGCGGGCGCGCGGCGCCGAACGCATCGTCGTCGCACCGTGGTTCCTGGCGCCGGGGCTGCTCACCGACCGGCTGGTCGCCGCCGCACCCGAGGTCGTGCACGCCGAGGTCATCGGAGCGCACTCGGCGCTGGTCGACGTGATCTGGGCTCGATACGACACCTCCGTCGCCACCGAGCTCGTACTCTCCGCCTGA
- a CDS encoding TetR/AcrR family transcriptional regulator: MTQLTEPSDQRLAKGARARATIARRAAELASVEGLDGLSIGRLAIDLGISKSGIATLFGTKEALQLAAVQAGRDIFIERVIAPGLRVPRGGNRVRAMVESWFAHIENPPFPGGCFRVATLTEFSSKPGPVRDAVVADHDDWLSFLADEVRKARAMGELVDADPDLLVFELDAIMSAANIARQTGDSGRVEAARTIATRLLSDAPSES; encoded by the coding sequence ATGACCCAGTTGACGGAACCGAGCGATCAGCGGCTGGCCAAGGGCGCGCGTGCACGCGCCACCATCGCTCGTCGAGCCGCGGAACTCGCCTCCGTAGAGGGTCTCGACGGGCTCAGTATCGGCCGGCTCGCCATCGACCTCGGCATCAGCAAGAGCGGCATCGCCACCCTCTTCGGCACCAAAGAGGCACTCCAGCTCGCTGCCGTCCAGGCGGGGCGCGACATCTTCATCGAACGGGTCATCGCACCCGGCCTGCGCGTGCCGCGCGGCGGGAATCGGGTTCGAGCGATGGTCGAAAGCTGGTTCGCCCACATCGAGAACCCTCCCTTCCCGGGCGGCTGCTTCCGGGTGGCCACGCTCACCGAATTCAGCAGCAAACCCGGCCCTGTGCGCGACGCCGTCGTCGCCGACCATGACGACTGGCTGTCCTTCCTGGCCGATGAGGTCCGCAAGGCCAGGGCCATGGGAGAACTCGTTGACGCCGATCCTGACCTGCTGGTCTTCGAACTCGACGCGATCATGAGTGCCGCCAATATCGCCCGCCAGACCGGTGATTCGGGCCGTGTCGAAGCGGCCCGCACCATCGCGACCCGTTTGCTCTCCGACGCGCCGAGCGAAAGCTAG
- a CDS encoding MFS transporter: protein MTDVSARPEDPLSTTTPDTSAAGRTLAVAAGAAFIAFLDLSVVNIAFPTIALSYPGTSTGTLTWIVSGYAIAFAALLTPAGRIADALGRGRLFALALAGFAVTSLLCGLAPGADWLIAGRVLQGIAAAFMVPAALGLVLEATPRAKIGAAIGAWSAAGGFAAVVGPALGGALVEGFGWRAVFLINVPIAVALIVPGLRLPGGDQGSREATLPDPLGTLAVAIGLGAIVAAVTEGQSWGWSAPGTLVALLGGLTLTAFALMRSRRHANPAIAVSLWRERQFAVANAGSFLFGASMFAWLLAGPLFLDAIWGYSVLESAAALTVGAVASMVTAVVTGRITTPSGQRWVGVLGALMSTAALVWMSTDAFGPEPALWTAWIPAGVLGGGGIGIVVTVFGTAAASSVPPQQFAAGIGMNLTARQVGGALGIAVLAAIFSATSDDPLRGFHLLFAVCAAINFAVALLLAVPSRARSTD from the coding sequence ATGACCGACGTGTCAGCTCGGCCCGAAGATCCGCTCAGCACAACCACTCCCGACACCAGCGCCGCAGGCCGCACCCTCGCGGTCGCCGCGGGCGCGGCATTCATCGCCTTCCTCGACCTCTCCGTCGTCAACATCGCGTTCCCGACGATCGCCCTGAGCTATCCGGGCACCTCCACCGGCACGCTGACCTGGATCGTCAGCGGCTACGCGATCGCGTTCGCGGCACTGCTCACCCCGGCGGGGCGCATCGCCGACGCACTGGGCCGCGGACGCCTGTTCGCCCTGGCACTGGCCGGATTCGCCGTCACCTCGCTGCTGTGCGGGCTCGCGCCCGGCGCGGACTGGCTCATCGCCGGACGGGTCCTGCAGGGCATCGCGGCGGCGTTCATGGTGCCGGCGGCACTCGGGCTGGTCCTGGAGGCCACACCGCGCGCGAAGATCGGCGCCGCTATCGGCGCCTGGTCGGCCGCGGGCGGCTTCGCGGCGGTGGTAGGCCCCGCGTTGGGTGGCGCGCTGGTCGAAGGGTTCGGCTGGCGTGCGGTCTTCCTGATCAATGTGCCGATCGCGGTGGCGCTGATCGTGCCGGGCCTGCGGCTGCCCGGCGGCGACCAGGGCTCTCGCGAGGCGACGCTGCCCGATCCGCTCGGCACGCTCGCCGTCGCCATCGGCCTCGGCGCGATCGTCGCGGCCGTCACCGAAGGCCAGTCCTGGGGTTGGTCCGCACCCGGCACGCTCGTCGCGCTGCTCGGCGGTCTCACGCTGACGGCCTTCGCGCTGATGCGCTCCCGTCGGCACGCCAACCCCGCTATCGCCGTATCACTTTGGCGCGAACGGCAATTCGCGGTGGCCAACGCCGGTTCGTTCCTGTTCGGCGCTTCGATGTTCGCGTGGCTGCTGGCCGGTCCGCTGTTCCTCGACGCGATCTGGGGCTACTCCGTCCTCGAATCGGCGGCGGCACTGACCGTCGGCGCCGTGGCCTCGATGGTGACCGCGGTTGTCACCGGGCGGATCACGACGCCGTCGGGCCAGCGGTGGGTGGGCGTGCTCGGTGCGCTGATGTCGACCGCCGCGCTGGTCTGGATGAGCACCGACGCCTTCGGGCCCGAACCCGCGCTGTGGACGGCGTGGATTCCGGCGGGCGTCCTCGGCGGCGGTGGAATCGGCATCGTCGTGACGGTATTCGGCACGGCCGCAGCGAGTTCGGTTCCACCGCAACAGTTCGCGGCCGGAATCGGGATGAATCTCACCGCTCGGCAAGTAGGCGGAGCGCTCGGCATCGCCGTACTGGCGGCCATCTTCTCGGCGACATCCGACGACCCGCTTCGGGGCTTCCACCTGCTGTTCGCCGTGTGCGCTGCCATCAATTTCGCTGTCGCCCTGCTGCTCGCCGTGCCATCACGGGCTCGTTCGACCGACTGA
- a CDS encoding SGNH/GDSL hydrolase family protein, translating into MSSSTPLSLRFPAEADDPLVLAPERTAALLAGAPWQRFAVLGDSIAAGTGDPSPGYAPIGWADRVAAALTAVNPALVYRNTGRIGATSDQVLDRQLAETVEFAPDLVHLSCGGNDLFTAGGDVDRLHRNLSTILTALAATGAQLSLFTVADVWSVERMAPMRAMRPQMIALNEVVRAVAAEFGAVLTEFWNHPLRSRPELMSVDLIHFTTSGHAVVASEVVRSLATLIDRT; encoded by the coding sequence ATGTCTTCCAGCACGCCACTATCCCTGCGATTCCCAGCAGAGGCCGATGACCCGCTGGTCCTGGCGCCGGAGCGGACCGCCGCACTGCTCGCGGGGGCACCATGGCAGCGTTTCGCAGTGCTCGGCGATTCCATCGCCGCAGGCACCGGCGATCCAAGTCCCGGATACGCACCCATCGGTTGGGCCGATCGAGTCGCGGCGGCGCTCACGGCGGTGAATCCCGCACTCGTCTATCGCAATACCGGCCGAATCGGTGCGACCAGCGACCAGGTGCTCGATCGGCAGCTCGCCGAAACAGTGGAGTTCGCACCGGATCTCGTACATCTCAGTTGCGGTGGCAACGATCTGTTCACCGCGGGCGGCGACGTCGATCGACTGCACCGGAATCTGTCGACGATCCTCACCGCGCTGGCGGCCACCGGGGCACAGCTGTCGCTGTTCACGGTGGCCGACGTGTGGTCCGTCGAGCGGATGGCTCCGATGCGAGCGATGCGGCCGCAGATGATCGCACTCAACGAGGTGGTGCGGGCCGTAGCCGCCGAATTCGGCGCCGTGCTCACCGAATTCTGGAATCACCCGCTGCGGTCGCGACCCGAGTTGATGAGCGTGGATCTCATCCACTTCACCACCAGCGGGCACGCTGTCGTGGCCAGTGAGGTGGTCAGGTCGCTGGCCACGCTCATCGACAGGACGTAA
- a CDS encoding helix-turn-helix transcriptional regulator, with product MRADRLVATLLLMQARGRVTAAEVAAELEVSVATARRDLEALSTAGIPVYPQSGRGGGWSLIGGARTDLSGLTAGETRALFLLAGPAAQAAPELKSALRKLVRALPHTFRADAAAAADAVVVDPARWGRPDPQAPAVLDALRRAVVDRRRVRIEYLRKGERTVRTIDPWGLVEKETVWYLIAGTDRGQRTFRLDRVAEVVTLDETADRPADFDLHAEWSRIVEQMEGRRAAVSATVLVSADLAPILADQQGRNCTLLGPAPDGRVRAQITADTAKMVARQLAGWGGDVEVTGPTEVRSELVALGTRLVLDNS from the coding sequence ATGCGAGCGGACAGATTGGTAGCCACCCTGTTGTTGATGCAGGCGCGCGGGCGGGTGACAGCCGCCGAGGTCGCGGCCGAGCTCGAAGTGTCGGTGGCGACGGCCCGGCGTGACCTGGAGGCCTTGTCAACGGCGGGCATCCCGGTCTACCCACAATCGGGTCGCGGGGGCGGTTGGTCGCTGATCGGCGGCGCGCGGACAGATCTGTCCGGACTGACGGCGGGGGAGACCAGGGCGTTGTTCTTGCTCGCGGGGCCCGCGGCACAGGCCGCCCCCGAACTGAAGTCGGCCCTTCGCAAACTCGTGCGGGCTCTCCCGCACACTTTCCGCGCCGATGCGGCCGCCGCAGCCGATGCTGTTGTCGTCGATCCGGCCCGGTGGGGTCGCCCCGACCCGCAAGCCCCCGCTGTACTAGACGCGCTCCGGCGCGCGGTGGTGGATCGTCGCCGCGTGCGCATCGAATACTTGCGGAAGGGCGAGCGCACGGTCCGCACCATCGATCCGTGGGGGCTGGTCGAGAAGGAAACGGTCTGGTATCTCATCGCGGGCACCGACCGGGGGCAGCGAACCTTCCGTCTGGACCGGGTCGCCGAGGTCGTCACTCTTGATGAAACAGCCGACCGGCCGGCCGATTTCGATCTGCACGCGGAGTGGTCTCGGATCGTCGAGCAGATGGAGGGCCGGCGCGCCGCCGTTTCCGCGACAGTTCTCGTCTCCGCTGATCTCGCCCCCATTCTGGCCGACCAGCAGGGACGCAACTGCACCCTGCTCGGCCCAGCCCCGGACGGTCGGGTGCGAGCCCAGATCACCGCCGACACCGCAAAGATGGTCGCCCGGCAGCTGGCGGGCTGGGGTGGCGACGTGGAGGTGACCGGTCCTACCGAGGTGAGATCGGAACTTGTAGCGCTCGGCACTCGACTGGTACTCGACAACAGCTGA
- a CDS encoding VOC family protein, producing the protein MLRGMATTTYYADDLTAAKDWYSEFLGIAPYYEVPGGYYEFRLGPIQAELGIINRAYAPAGAHNAPGGGGVVFWQVDDLAATFARLLELGATEYEPITERGEGTGFATAAVLDPFGNVLGIMANPHYVAMTAAVPA; encoded by the coding sequence ATGCTGCGCGGAATGGCCACCACCACCTACTACGCCGACGATCTCACCGCCGCCAAGGACTGGTACAGCGAATTCCTCGGCATCGCGCCGTACTACGAGGTTCCCGGGGGGTACTACGAGTTCCGGCTCGGGCCGATCCAGGCCGAGCTGGGCATCATCAACCGCGCGTACGCCCCGGCGGGCGCACACAACGCGCCGGGCGGAGGCGGCGTGGTGTTCTGGCAGGTCGACGACCTCGCGGCCACGTTCGCCCGGTTGCTCGAGCTCGGTGCCACCGAGTACGAGCCGATCACCGAACGCGGCGAGGGCACGGGGTTCGCGACCGCCGCGGTGCTGGACCCGTTCGGCAATGTGCTCGGGATCATGGCGAACCCGCACTATGTGGCGATGACCGCGGCGGTGCCTGCCTAG
- a CDS encoding HAD family hydrolase — MGLAGGAPKLIALDVDGTLLATGVGISARVGAAVAAAVAAGSHVVVTTGRTVLTTRPVLSELGLAEGHALCSNGAVHIDVARGEPVAVQSFDPGPAVLALRALFPAMIFAAEQVGVGTWATGHGPGEFSIGDFQLVDHRTLSSVPTPRLNGWWPDGTPDEMLRLLETFDVPEASWVHGEYGPWLTVSRRGVSKGWALEKLRLLLGVEADATLAIGDGFNDREMLRWAAHSVAMAGSPDEVIALADEVTGDVSEDGVATVLERWFV; from the coding sequence GTGGGTTTAGCTGGGGGAGCGCCGAAGCTGATTGCGCTCGATGTTGACGGGACCTTGCTGGCGACGGGGGTCGGTATCAGCGCGCGGGTGGGCGCGGCGGTGGCGGCGGCGGTGGCGGCGGGTTCGCATGTGGTGGTGACCACCGGGCGGACGGTGCTCACCACGCGGCCGGTGCTCAGCGAGCTCGGCCTCGCCGAGGGACATGCGTTGTGTTCCAACGGTGCTGTGCACATCGACGTTGCGCGTGGCGAGCCGGTCGCGGTCCAGTCGTTCGATCCGGGACCTGCTGTGCTCGCGCTGCGCGCACTGTTTCCGGCGATGATCTTCGCCGCGGAACAGGTGGGCGTCGGCACCTGGGCGACGGGGCACGGGCCGGGGGAGTTCTCGATCGGCGACTTCCAGCTCGTCGACCACCGAACATTGAGCAGTGTGCCGACCCCGCGACTCAACGGTTGGTGGCCCGACGGCACCCCCGACGAAATGCTGCGCCTGCTGGAAACGTTCGACGTTCCCGAGGCGTCGTGGGTGCACGGCGAGTACGGCCCCTGGCTCACCGTTTCCCGGCGTGGTGTTTCCAAGGGATGGGCGCTGGAGAAGCTTCGGCTGCTCCTCGGCGTCGAGGCCGACGCGACCTTGGCTATCGGTGACGGCTTCAACGACCGCGAGATGTTGCGCTGGGCAGCACATTCGGTGGCGATGGCCGGCTCACCCGACGAGGTGATCGCCCTGGCAGACGAGGTGACCGGTGACGTCAGCGAGGACGGCGTCGCCACCGTCCTCGAGCGCTGGTTCGTCTGA